One stretch of Gemmatimonas sp. UBA7669 DNA includes these proteins:
- the mltG gene encoding endolytic transglycosylase MltG: MPRRRSPIRRLALLAVGIVIGAVLMREVRGSADADGSATRVIIPRGASMRAAADSLAAHDIIGSTRLFRWYASFRGNARAIKPGTYLLPPGAGYATALDALVNGKGIMTTVVIPEGFDLRDITPALAKALDVPEDSVRAAVTDTAWINQLAIPVPSLEGYLFPATYAFPEGTTAREAVNAMIERFLDAWKPEWDARLQALSITRHDALAMASIVEKEARKPEERPIISAVYWNRVKAGMLLQADPTVQYALPKHVGRVLYKDLEVESKYNTYKHTGLPPGPIASPGAASIEAALTPADVPYLFFVARADGSHQFTRTFEEHTRAIAQIRSAARTSAARASASQSGR, encoded by the coding sequence ATGCCCCGCCGCCGCTCCCCCATTCGTCGTCTCGCCCTGCTCGCCGTTGGCATTGTCATCGGCGCCGTGCTCATGCGCGAAGTGCGGGGCTCGGCCGACGCCGATGGCAGTGCCACCCGCGTGATCATTCCGAGAGGCGCGAGCATGCGTGCGGCGGCGGATTCGCTGGCCGCGCACGACATCATTGGCTCCACGCGGCTCTTCCGCTGGTATGCATCCTTCCGCGGCAACGCGCGCGCCATCAAGCCCGGCACCTACCTGCTGCCGCCGGGCGCCGGCTATGCCACCGCGCTCGACGCGCTGGTGAACGGCAAGGGCATCATGACCACGGTCGTAATTCCGGAGGGCTTCGACCTGCGCGACATCACACCGGCGCTGGCCAAGGCGCTTGATGTGCCGGAAGACTCCGTGCGCGCGGCGGTGACCGACACGGCGTGGATCAACCAACTGGCCATTCCCGTCCCCTCGCTCGAGGGCTACCTGTTTCCCGCCACCTACGCGTTTCCCGAGGGCACGACGGCGCGCGAGGCGGTGAACGCGATGATCGAGCGTTTCCTCGACGCCTGGAAGCCCGAGTGGGACGCGCGCCTGCAAGCGCTGAGCATCACGCGGCACGACGCGCTGGCCATGGCCAGCATCGTGGAGAAGGAAGCGCGCAAGCCCGAAGAACGTCCCATCATCTCCGCCGTGTACTGGAACCGCGTGAAGGCCGGCATGCTGCTGCAGGCCGACCCCACGGTGCAGTACGCCCTGCCCAAACACGTGGGCCGCGTGCTGTACAAGGATCTCGAGGTGGAGTCCAAGTACAACACGTACAAGCATACCGGGCTGCCACCCGGTCCGATCGCCTCGCCGGGCGCAGCCAGCATCGAGGCCGCGCTGACTCCCGCCGACGTGCCGTATCTGTTCTTTGTGGCGCGCGCCGATGGCAGTCATCAGTTCACGCGCACCTTCGAAGAGCACACGCGCGCCATCGCGCAGATTCGCTCGGCGGCCCGGACGTCGGCGGCCCGGGCTTCGGCGTCGCAGAGCGGCCGCTGA